A stretch of Helicobacter pylori DNA encodes these proteins:
- a CDS encoding VirB4 family type IV secretion/conjugal transfer ATPase yields the protein MLEKFLGAIKQKVSNYFLGALPKSYSMSEENNILGLYDEHFLLTKNENLVGILRLEGVSYTHLSTEQLQDLFTERQMALDSLEKVVARLVVKRRKIDYKQSIQSDSQYLQAILNQFENKEVYENQYFLVLESTHSLQGVLEHKKKSLMHANRENFKDILSYKAHFLQETLKSLEIQLKNYAPKLLSSKEVLNFYAEYINGFDLPLKPLVGGYLSDSYIASSTTFEKDYFIQESFNQKTYNRLIGIKAYESERITSIAVGALLYQETPLDIIFSIEPMSAHKTLSFLKERAKFSMSNLVKNELLEYQELVKTKRLSMQKFALNILIKAPSLEDLDAQTSLILGLLFKENLVGVIETFGLKGGYFSFFPERIYLNHRLRFLTSKALACLMVFERQNLGFKANSWGNSPLSVFKNLDYSPFLFNFHNQEVSHNNAKEIARVNGHTLIIGATGSGKSTLISFLMMSALKYQNMRLLAFDRMQGLYSFTKFFKGHYHDGQSFSINPFCLEPNLQNLEFLQSFFLSMFDLAPSRDKEALEDMNAISSAIKSLYETLYPKAFSLLDFKETLKRTSSNQLGLSLEPYLNNPLFNALNDAFNSNAFLNVINLDAITQNPKDLGLLAYYLFYKILEESRKNDSGFLVFLDEFKSYVENDLLNTKINALITQARKANGVVVLALQDIYQLSGVKNAHSFLSNMGTLILYPQKNARELKHHFNVPLSETEISFLENTPLYARQVLVKNLGNGSSNMIDVSLEGLGRYLKIFNSDSSHVNKVKALQKDYPTEWREKLLKS from the coding sequence ATGTTAGAAAAGTTTTTAGGCGCTATCAAACAAAAGGTTTCAAACTATTTTTTAGGGGCTTTGCCTAAAAGCTATTCAATGAGTGAAGAAAACAACATTTTAGGCTTGTATGATGAGCATTTTTTGCTCACTAAAAACGAAAACTTAGTGGGCATCCTCCGTTTAGAGGGGGTTAGTTACACCCATTTAAGCACAGAGCAATTGCAAGATCTTTTCACCGAGCGCCAAATGGCGTTGGATTCTTTGGAAAAAGTCGTGGCGCGCCTCGTGGTTAAAAGGCGTAAAATTGATTATAAACAAAGCATTCAATCTGATTCTCAATACTTGCAAGCGATTTTGAACCAGTTTGAAAACAAAGAAGTGTATGAAAATCAGTATTTTTTAGTTTTAGAAAGCACTCACTCTTTACAAGGTGTTTTGGAACATAAGAAAAAATCTCTCATGCATGCCAATAGGGAAAACTTTAAGGATATTCTCTCTTATAAAGCGCATTTTTTGCAAGAAACTTTAAAAAGCCTAGAAATCCAGCTCAAAAATTATGCCCCCAAACTCTTAAGCTCCAAAGAGGTTTTGAATTTTTATGCGGAATATATTAACGGGTTTGATCTCCCCTTAAAACCCCTAGTAGGAGGGTATTTGAGCGATAGCTATATCGCTAGTTCTACCACTTTTGAAAAAGATTATTTCATTCAAGAAAGCTTTAACCAAAAAACCTATAACCGCTTGATTGGTATTAAAGCTTATGAGAGCGAGCGCATCACTTCTATAGCGGTGGGAGCGCTTTTATACCAAGAGACGCCACTAGATATTATCTTTTCCATAGAGCCAATGAGCGCGCATAAAACGCTGAGTTTTTTAAAAGAGAGGGCCAAGTTTAGCATGTCTAATCTCGTTAAAAACGAGCTGCTAGAATACCAGGAATTAGTCAAAACCAAACGCTTATCCATGCAAAAATTCGCCCTAAACATTCTTATCAAAGCCCCCAGTTTAGAGGATTTAGACGCTCAAACCAGCTTAATTTTAGGGCTTTTATTTAAAGAAAACTTAGTGGGCGTTATAGAAACTTTTGGCTTGAAAGGGGGGTATTTTTCCTTTTTCCCTGAACGCATTTATTTAAACCACCGTTTGCGTTTTTTAACCTCTAAAGCCCTAGCGTGTTTGATGGTGTTTGAAAGGCAAAATTTAGGTTTTAAGGCTAATTCATGGGGGAATAGCCCTTTGAGCGTGTTTAAAAATTTGGATTATTCCCCTTTTTTATTCAATTTCCACAACCAAGAAGTGAGCCACAACAACGCTAAAGAAATCGCTAGAGTGAATGGGCATACTCTAATCATAGGGGCTACCGGGAGCGGTAAAAGCACGCTGATTAGTTTTTTAATGATGAGCGCTTTGAAATACCAAAACATGCGCCTTTTAGCCTTTGACAGGATGCAAGGGTTGTATTCTTTCACAAAATTTTTTAAAGGGCATTACCATGACGGCCAATCTTTTAGCATTAACCCCTTTTGTTTAGAGCCTAATTTGCAGAATTTAGAATTTTTGCAATCCTTCTTTTTGAGCATGTTCGACCTTGCCCCTTCAAGGGATAAAGAAGCCTTGGAAGATATGAATGCGATTTCTAGTGCGATTAAGAGCCTTTATGAGACTTTATACCCTAAAGCCTTTAGTTTGCTAGACTTTAAAGAAACGCTTAAAAGAACCTCATCTAACCAATTGGGCTTGAGTTTAGAGCCGTATTTGAATAACCCCCTTTTTAACGCTTTAAATGACGCGTTCAATTCCAACGCTTTTTTAAATGTAATCAACTTAGACGCTATCACCCAAAACCCTAAAGACTTAGGGCTTTTAGCCTATTACTTGTTTTATAAGATCTTAGAAGAGTCCAGGAAAAACGACAGCGGGTTTTTGGTTTTTTTAGACGAGTTTAAATCCTATGTGGAAAACGATTTGTTAAACACTAAAATCAACGCTTTAATCACGCAAGCCAGGAAAGCTAATGGCGTGGTGGTGTTGGCCTTGCAAGATATTTACCAGTTAAGCGGGGTCAAAAACGCCCATAGTTTTTTAAGCAACATGGGGACTCTCATTTTGTATCCGCAAAAAAACGCTAGGGAGTTGAAACACCACTTCAATGTGCCTTTGAGCGAAACTGAAATTTCATTTTTAGAAAACACCCCTTTGTATGCTAGGCAGGTTTTAGTCAAAAATCTGGGTAACGGGAGCTCTAACATGATTGATGTGAGTTTGGAGGGCTTGGGGCGTTATTTGAAAATCTTTAATTCGGATTCTAGTCATGTCAATAAAGTGAAAGCGTTACAAAAAGACTACCCTACAGAGTGGCGTGAGAAACTTTTGAAGAGTTAG
- a CDS encoding DUF5718 family protein yields the protein MQEFLGFGVVGNFAGHLEQAGESHSFINMKSEEKDAPKGLFPFYIPYENCYLGRCCINNHKIILPSDLNLKVQAEPEIALECDVKYDEKHLVTKLVPNFFMAFNDASVRNLEATKLSQKKNFSPASKGIGQKLPIDRFVYGGVCNNFSIASFLKYNNVWHIYGENSKLLKYEFFYQKLLDWIKDRLNYQQDGDSLEALRPFLERHNFPTKMIFAIGATPYMPFAQEHFLQKGDEVAIVAYNHLQYSFEKIQNLLEEDALQTKEHANLSYVYQIVE from the coding sequence ATGCAAGAGTTTTTAGGTTTTGGTGTGGTGGGGAATTTTGCAGGGCATTTGGAGCAAGCAGGAGAGAGTCATAGTTTTATTAACATGAAAAGCGAAGAAAAGGACGCCCCTAAGGGGTTGTTCCCTTTTTATATCCCGTATGAGAATTGCTATTTGGGGCGTTGTTGCATTAATAACCATAAGATTATTTTGCCTAGTGATTTGAATTTGAAAGTGCAAGCAGAGCCAGAAATCGCTTTAGAATGCGATGTTAAGTATGATGAAAAACATTTGGTAACCAAGCTTGTGCCTAATTTTTTCATGGCGTTTAATGACGCTTCTGTGCGTAATTTAGAAGCCACAAAGCTCTCCCAAAAAAAGAATTTTTCACCAGCTTCTAAAGGTATAGGGCAGAAATTGCCTATTGATAGGTTTGTTTATGGGGGGGTGTGCAACAATTTTTCTATCGCGTCTTTTTTGAAATACAATAATGTTTGGCACATTTACGGGGAAAACAGCAAATTGCTCAAATACGAGTTTTTTTATCAAAAACTTTTAGACTGGATCAAAGATAGACTCAATTACCAACAAGATGGCGACTCTTTAGAGGCTCTAAGGCCGTTTTTAGAGCGCCATAATTTCCCCACTAAAATGATTTTTGCGATTGGGGCTACCCCTTATATGCCCTTTGCTCAAGAGCATTTTTTGCAAAAAGGCGATGAGGTGGCGATTGTTGCTTACAACCATTTGCAATATAGTTTTGAAAAGATTCAAAACCTCTTAGAAGAAGACGCCCTACAAACCAAAGAACACGCTAATCTTTCTTATGTCTATCAAATCGTAGAGTAG
- a CDS encoding COG3014 family protein translates to MDLEHFNTLYYEESPKQAYEYSKQFTKKKKNALLWDLQNGLSALYARDYKTSLGVLDQAEQRFDKTQSAFTRGAGYVGATMINDNVRAYGGNIYEGVLINYYKAIDYMLLNDSAKARVQFNRANERQRRAKEFYYEEVQKAIKEIDSSKKHNINMERSRVEVSEILNNTYSNLDKYEAYQGLLNPAVSYLSGLFYALNGDKNKGLGYLNEAYGISQSPFVAQDLVFFKNPNRSHFTWIIIEDGKEPQKSEFKIDVPIFMIDSVYNVSIALPKLEKGEAFYQNFTLKDGEKVTPFDTLASIDAVVASEFRKQLPYIITRAILSATFKVGMQAVANYYLGFVGGLVTSLYSGVSTFADTRNTSIFAHKIYLMRIKNKAFESYEVRADSIDAFSFSLKPCKRSLESPKIIDARELLSGFVTAPQVFCSNRHNILYVRSFKNGFVLSRLK, encoded by the coding sequence ATGGACTTAGAACATTTTAACACGCTCTATTATGAAGAAAGCCCCAAACAAGCTTATGAATATTCTAAACAATTCACTAAGAAAAAAAAGAACGCTCTTTTATGGGACTTGCAAAACGGCTTGAGCGCTTTATACGCAAGGGATTATAAGACTTCTTTAGGGGTGTTAGATCAAGCCGAGCAACGCTTTGATAAAACCCAAAGCGCTTTTACAAGAGGGGCTGGTTATGTGGGCGCTACCATGATTAATGATAATGTGCGTGCTTATGGGGGGAATATTTATGAGGGCGTTTTAATCAATTATTACAAAGCGATAGACTACATGCTTTTAAACGATAGCGCGAAAGCTAGGGTGCAATTCAACCGCGCGAACGAACGCCAGCGCAGGGCTAAAGAATTTTATTATGAGGAAGTGCAAAAAGCCATTAAAGAAATCGATTCTAGCAAAAAGCACAATATTAATATGGAACGCTCTAGGGTGGAAGTGAGCGAGATTTTAAACAACACCTATTCTAATTTAGACAAATACGAAGCTTATCAAGGCTTGCTTAACCCGGCGGTTTCGTATCTTTCAGGGTTGTTTTACGCTTTAAATGGGGATAAGAATAAGGGGTTAGGCTATCTTAATGAAGCCTATGGGATCAGTCAAAGCCCTTTTGTAGCTCAAGACTTGGTTTTTTTCAAAAACCCTAACAGGAGCCATTTCACTTGGATCATCATTGAAGATGGTAAAGAGCCGCAAAAAAGCGAATTTAAAATTGATGTGCCTATTTTTATGATCGATTCGGTTTATAACGTGAGTATAGCCTTGCCCAAGCTAGAAAAAGGGGAAGCGTTTTATCAAAATTTTACTCTTAAAGATGGAGAAAAAGTAACTCCCTTTGACACTTTGGCCTCAATAGATGCGGTGGTCGCTAGCGAGTTTAGGAAGCAATTGCCCTACATTATCACCAGAGCCATTTTATCGGCTACTTTTAAGGTGGGCATGCAAGCGGTGGCGAACTATTATTTGGGGTTTGTTGGCGGGTTAGTAACTTCCTTGTATTCAGGTGTTAGCACCTTTGCAGACACCAGAAACACGAGCATTTTTGCCCATAAAATCTACCTCATGCGCATCAAAAACAAAGCTTTTGAAAGTTATGAAGTTCGAGCCGATTCCATTGACGCTTTTTCGTTTTCCTTAAAGCCTTGTAAAAGATCGCTTGAAAGCCCTAAAATCATTGACGCTAGGGAATTGCTTTCAGGGTTTGTAACAGCCCCACAAGTCTTTTGCTCTAACCGCCATAATATTTTATATGTGCGCAGCTTTAAAAACGGGTTTGTTTTGAGTCGTTTAAAATGA
- the dnaG gene encoding DNA primase — MILKSSIDRLLQTIDIVEVISSYVDLRKSGSNYMACCPFHEERSASFSVNQIKGFYHCFGCGASGDSIKFVMAFEKLSFVEALEKLAHRFNIALEYDKGVYYDHKEDYHLLEMVSSLYQEELFNAPFFLNYLQKRGLSMESIKAFKLGLCTNKIDYGIENKGLNKDKLIELGVLGKSDKKDKTYLRFLDRIMFPIYSPSAQVVGFGGRTLKEKAAKYINSPQSKLFDKSSLLYGYHLAKEHIYKQKQVIVTEGYLDVILLHQAGFKNAIATLGTALTPSHLPLLKKGDPEILLSYDGDKAGRNAAYKASLMLAKEQRRGGVILFENNLDPAEMIANGQIETLKDLLSRPMAFIEFVLRCMAGSYLLDDPLEKDKALKEMLGFLKNFSLLLQSEYKPLIAALLQAPLHVLGIRERVSFQPFYPQTEKPNLAQKFAHVPNTMSLEFLEKLVIRYLLEDRSLLDLAVGYIHSGVFLHKKQEFDALCQEKLDDPKLVALLLDANLPLKKGGFEKELRLLILRYFERQLKEIPKSSLPFSEKMICLKKARQAIMKLKQGELVAI; from the coding sequence ATGATTCTTAAAAGTTCCATTGATCGCCTTTTGCAAACGATAGACATTGTAGAAGTCATTAGCTCTTATGTGGATTTGAGGAAATCAGGTTCGAATTACATGGCTTGTTGCCCTTTTCATGAAGAAAGGAGCGCGAGTTTTAGCGTCAATCAAATTAAAGGGTTTTACCATTGCTTTGGGTGTGGGGCGAGCGGGGATAGCATTAAATTTGTGATGGCGTTTGAAAAGCTTTCGTTTGTGGAAGCGCTTGAGAAATTAGCCCACCGATTCAATATAGCTTTAGAGTATGACAAAGGCGTTTATTACGATCATAAAGAAGATTACCACCTTTTAGAAATGGTGAGCTCGTTGTATCAAGAAGAGCTTTTTAACGCCCCGTTTTTTTTGAATTATTTGCAAAAAAGAGGGCTTAGCATGGAGAGCATCAAAGCGTTTAAATTAGGCTTATGCACGAATAAAATTGATTACGGCATTGAAAATAAAGGCTTGAATAAGGATAAACTCATTGAATTAGGCGTGCTAGGCAAGAGCGATAAAAAGGATAAAACCTATTTGCGCTTTTTGGATCGCATCATGTTCCCTATTTATAGCCCTAGCGCTCAAGTGGTGGGTTTTGGAGGGCGCACCTTAAAAGAAAAAGCGGCCAAGTATATCAATTCGCCCCAAAGTAAGCTTTTTGATAAATCCAGTTTGCTCTATGGCTATCATTTGGCTAAAGAACACATCTATAAACAAAAGCAAGTCATTGTAACAGAGGGGTATTTGGATGTGATTTTATTGCACCAGGCGGGTTTTAAAAACGCCATAGCCACGCTTGGGACAGCTTTAACGCCATCGCATTTGCCCTTGCTTAAAAAAGGCGATCCAGAAATCCTCTTAAGCTATGATGGGGATAAGGCAGGGCGGAATGCGGCTTATAAAGCGAGCTTGATGCTGGCTAAAGAGCAAAGGAGGGGGGGGGTGATTTTGTTTGAAAACAACCTAGACCCTGCGGAGATGATCGCTAATGGCCAGATTGAAACCTTAAAAGACTTGTTATCGCGCCCCATGGCTTTTATTGAATTTGTTTTAAGGTGCATGGCGGGTTCTTATCTTTTAGACGATCCTTTAGAAAAAGATAAGGCTCTTAAAGAAATGTTAGGGTTTTTAAAAAACTTTTCCTTGCTTTTACAAAGCGAATACAAGCCCTTAATCGCTGCACTTTTGCAAGCGCCTTTGCATGTTTTAGGGATTAGAGAGCGAGTCTCTTTTCAGCCTTTTTACCCCCAAACAGAAAAACCCAATCTTGCTCAAAAGTTCGCCCATGTTCCTAACACGATGAGTTTGGAATTTTTAGAAAAATTAGTGATCCGCTATCTTTTAGAAGACAGAAGCTTGTTGGATTTGGCGGTGGGTTATATCCATAGTGGGGTATTCTTGCATAAAAAACAAGAATTTGACGCTTTGTGTCAAGAAAAATTGGACGACCCTAAATTAGTTGCGTTATTATTAGATGCGAATTTACCCCTAAAAAAAGGGGGTTTTGAAAAGGAATTGCGTTTGTTGATTTTGCGCTATTTTGAGCGCCAACTCAAAGAAATCCCTAAAAGCTCGCTCCCTTTTAGCGAAAAAATGATCTGTTTGAAAAAGGCTCGCCAAGCCATTATGAAATTAAAACAAGGAGAATTAGTCGCCATATGA
- the cheV1 gene encoding chemotaxis protein CheV1, with translation MADSLAGIDQVTSLHKNNELQLLCFRLGKNKDLYAVNVFKIREVVKYHGNLTIISHENNSLVEGLIIIRELTIPLIDMKKWFYYDSQNKSKDLRPYRIEKEKGEDDIVMICEFSRWTIGVRIYEADRILSKKWTEMEQSAGLGGSAGNNKLVSRTRYFDGRLVQVVDIEKMLIDVFPWIEDEKHNDLETLSKIHSNQCVLLADDSPSVLKTMQMILDKLGVKHIDFINGKTLLEHLFNPTTDVGNIGLIITDLEMPEASGFEVIKQVKNNPLTSKIPIVVNSSMSGSSNEDMARSLKADDFISKSNPKDIQRVVKQFLELA, from the coding sequence ATGGCTGATAGTTTAGCGGGCATTGATCAAGTTACGAGTTTGCATAAAAATAACGAGTTGCAATTGTTGTGTTTCAGGCTGGGTAAAAACAAGGATTTGTATGCGGTCAATGTCTTTAAGATCCGTGAAGTGGTGAAATACCATGGCAATCTCACCATCATTAGCCACGAAAACAATTCGCTCGTTGAGGGGCTAATCATTATAAGAGAGCTCACCATTCCCTTGATTGATATGAAAAAATGGTTTTATTATGACAGCCAGAACAAGAGCAAGGATTTACGCCCTTACAGGATAGAAAAAGAAAAAGGCGAAGACGATATTGTCATGATTTGTGAGTTTTCTCGCTGGACCATAGGGGTTAGGATCTATGAAGCGGATAGGATTTTGAGCAAGAAATGGACTGAAATGGAGCAAAGCGCTGGGCTAGGGGGATCTGCAGGCAATAACAAGCTCGTGAGCCGCACGCGCTATTTTGACGGGCGCTTGGTGCAAGTGGTGGATATTGAAAAAATGCTTATAGATGTGTTTCCTTGGATTGAAGATGAAAAACACAACGATTTAGAGACGCTTTCTAAAATCCATTCTAACCAATGCGTTTTGCTCGCTGATGACTCCCCAAGCGTTTTAAAAACCATGCAAATGATTTTAGACAAGCTGGGCGTCAAGCATATAGATTTTATCAATGGTAAAACCTTACTAGAGCATTTGTTCAACCCCACAACCGATGTGGGTAATATTGGTCTTATCATCACCGATTTAGAAATGCCAGAAGCGAGCGGTTTTGAAGTGATCAAACAGGTTAAAAACAATCCTTTGACTTCAAAAATCCCTATCGTGGTCAATTCTTCTATGAGCGGCAGCTCTAATGAAGACATGGCCAGGAGCTTGAAGGCCGATGATTTTATTTCTAAGTCTAACCCTAAAGACATCCAGCGGGTGGTTAAGCAATTTTTGGAATTAGCATGA
- a CDS encoding MnmA/TRMU family protein encodes MKQIKALALFSGGLDSLLSMKLLIDQGIEVTALHFNIGFGGNKDKREYFENATVQIGAKLLVCDIREQFFNDVLFKPKYGYGKYFNPCIDCHANMFRNAFYKMLELDADFVLSGEVLGQRPKSQRKEALNQVRKLVREVGEEARFDLILDRTQASGEKPQFLDELLLRPMSAKLLEPTFMEKKGFVDREKLLDVSGRGRARQLQMIKDYGLKYYEKPGGGCLLTDIQVSNKIKNLKEYREMVFEDSVIVKIGRYFVLPHNARLVVARNEEENHKLDIQHPLMDKIELLNCKGPLSLVDKNASKEDKELAGRIALGYAKTLKNQAYLIQIGNEKRELYPLDKESAREYLFA; translated from the coding sequence ATGAAACAAATAAAAGCTTTAGCCCTATTTAGTGGGGGGTTGGATAGTTTGTTGTCCATGAAATTACTCATTGATCAAGGCATTGAGGTAACCGCTTTGCACTTTAATATAGGGTTTGGGGGGAATAAAGATAAAAGAGAGTATTTTGAAAACGCCACCGTGCAAATTGGGGCTAAGCTCTTGGTGTGCGATATTAGAGAGCAGTTTTTTAACGATGTGTTGTTCAAGCCCAAATACGGCTATGGGAAGTATTTCAACCCTTGCATTGATTGCCATGCCAACATGTTTAGGAACGCTTTTTATAAAATGCTTGAATTGGATGCGGATTTTGTTTTGAGCGGGGAAGTGTTGGGGCAACGCCCTAAATCCCAAAGGAAAGAAGCGCTCAATCAGGTGAGGAAATTAGTCAGAGAAGTGGGCGAAGAGGCTCGTTTTGATCTTATTTTAGACCGAACGCAAGCAAGCGGTGAAAAACCGCAATTTTTAGATGAGTTGCTCTTAAGGCCCATGAGCGCTAAACTCTTAGAGCCTACTTTCATGGAAAAAAAGGGTTTTGTTGATAGAGAAAAGCTTTTAGATGTGAGTGGTAGGGGGCGCGCTAGGCAATTGCAAATGATCAAAGATTATGGCTTGAAATATTATGAAAAGCCAGGTGGAGGGTGCTTGCTTACGGACATTCAAGTGAGTAATAAGATTAAGAATTTGAAAGAATACAGAGAAATGGTGTTTGAAGACAGCGTGATCGTTAAAATTGGGCGCTATTTTGTCTTACCCCATAACGCTCGTTTGGTGGTGGCAAGGAATGAAGAAGAAAACCATAAATTGGATATTCAACACCCCTTAATGGATAAGATTGAATTACTGAACTGTAAAGGCCCTTTGAGTTTGGTGGATAAAAACGCCAGCAAAGAAGATAAAGAATTGGCCGGTCGTATCGCTTTAGGCTATGCTAAGACTTTAAAAAATCAAGCTTACCTCATTCAAATAGGGAATGAAAAACGCGAGCTTTACCCTTTGGATAAAGAGAGCGCTAGAGAGTATTTGTTCGCTTGA
- a CDS encoding TrbC/VirB2 family protein — protein sequence MSAHFLKIIFLVGMCVSSLFAEGLEGFFNALEAQLKSPIAKGILMVIFIGIAIYVWRNLDRWKEILFTILGVVFGIFLFFKAPSLANWFMGIF from the coding sequence ATGTCCGCTCATTTTTTAAAAATCATTTTTTTAGTAGGCATGTGCGTTTCAAGTTTGTTCGCTGAAGGTTTAGAAGGGTTTTTTAACGCCCTAGAAGCCCAGCTCAAAAGCCCCATCGCTAAGGGGATTTTAATGGTGATTTTCATAGGGATCGCTATTTATGTGTGGAGGAATTTAGACCGGTGGAAAGAGATTTTATTCACGATCCTTGGCGTGGTGTTTGGGATTTTTTTATTCTTTAAAGCCCCGAGTTTGGCGAATTGGTTTATGGGAATTTTTTAA